The Brassica oleracea var. oleracea cultivar TO1000 chromosome C6, BOL, whole genome shotgun sequence genome includes a region encoding these proteins:
- the LOC106300257 gene encoding uncharacterized protein LOC106300257 has translation MADLVSYCNAPPDHNVEQALITLKKGSQLLKYGRKGKPKFYPFRLSSDEKSLIWISSSGEKRLKLASVSKIVPGQRTAVFQRYLRPEKDYLSFSLLYNGKKKSLDLICKDKVEAEAWIGGLRALISAGQGGRSKIDGWNGGNISVDASRDLTSSSQSSSSATTSHSHSSPGTPFSFDPIASPKSEVPSTDSEKSHVLLDTKTMQTKVSGSDGFRVSVSSAQSSSSHGSGADDADALGDVYIWGEVIISDNAVTTTNTRTDVLVPKPLESNIVLDVHQIACGVRHAAFVTRQGEIFTWGEESGGRLGHGMGKDVLHPRLVDSLVTNFDFVSCGEFHTCAVTLSGELYTWGDGTHSVGLLGHGSDISHWIPKRIAGPLEGLHVASVACGPWHTALVTSHGRLFTFGDGTFGVLGHGERETVRSPREVESLSGLRTIAASCGVWHTAAVVEIIVAPQSNASSGKLFTWGDGDKNRLGHGDKDARLKPTCVPSLIDYNFHRVACGHSLTVGLTTSGQVFTMGSTVYGQLGNSLADGKVPCLVEDKLAREFVEEISCGAYHVAALTSRNEVYTWGKGANGRLGHGDLEDRKVPTLVEGLKDRHVKYIACGSSYTGAICLHKWVSGAEQSQCSACRLAFGFTRKRHNCYNCGLVHCHSCSSKKVFGAALAPSAGRLYRVCDSCYVKLSKVSDTNRRNSVVPRLSGENKDRLDKSEIRLAKFGASNVDLIKQLDSKAAKQGKKSDNFRNSQLPALLQLKDVVQSRSNAPKLVQAPSGISSRSVSPFSRRSSPPPRPATPMRSLTSGIYFPVGIADNMKKTNEILNQEIIKLRTQVDSLTQKCELQEVELKNSVKKTQEALALAEEESAKSRAAKEAIKSLIAQLKDVAEKLPPGESIKLACIQNGFNFPEENGFLHSRSESMTSSVSSVAPSDFAFANASSRSSLQSPNPTPRAFERNNNNAYPADPRLSSSGSVISERHEPFQFQNDNGSSRTGAVDSTNDVEAEWIEQYEPGVYITLVALHDGTRELRRVRFSRRKFGENQAETWWSENRENVYEKYNVRVSQKPTASQTNRDRDHEEEDVAQ, from the exons ATGGCAGATCTTGTGTCCTATTGTAATGCTCCTCCTGACCACAACGTTGAACAA GCATTGATTACATTGAAGAAGGGCTCTCAGCTTTTGAAGTATGGTCGCAAAGGAAAGCCGAAGTTTTATCCTTTTAGACTCTCTAGT GATGAAAAGTCTCTGATCTGGATATCGAGCAGCGGCGAAAAGCGGCTTAAGTTAGCTTCTGTATCTAAAATTGTACCTGGGCAAAGAACT GCTGTTTTCCAGCGTTACCTTCGCCCAGAGAAAGACTACTTATCCTTTTCTCTTTTATACAACGGAAAAAAGAAGTCTCTTGACTTG ATTTGTAAGGACAAGGTCGAGGCTGAAGCTTGGATTGGAGGCCTTAGAGCATTGATATCTGCCGGGCAAGGCGGACGGTCAAAGATTGATGGCTGGAATGGCGGAAACATCTCGGTTGAT GCCAGCAGAGACTTGACATCTAGCAGTCAAAGCAGCAGCTCCGCGACCACTTCACATAGCCACAGCTCTCCTGGGACTCCCTTTAGTTTCGATCCAATCGCTTCTCCCAAGAGTGAGGTCCCTTCAACCGATTCAGAGAAGTCGCATGTTTTACTAGACACCAAAACAATGCAAACGAAGGTATCCGGTTCAGACGGGTTCCGAGTCAGTGTCTCCAGCGCACAGAGCAGCTCCAGCCACGGCTCTGGGGCTGACGACGCCGACGCGCTAGGTGACGTGTACATCTGGGGCGAGGTCATTATCTCTGACAATGCCGTGACCACCACGAACACGAGAACAGACGTCCTTGTGCCTAAGCCGTTGGAATCAAACATCGTCCTCGACGTTCACCAGATTGCTTGCGGCGTACGGCACGCCGCGTTTGTGACGAGGCAGGGAGAGATTTTCACTTGGGGGGAAGAGTCAGGAGGGAGGCTAGGCCACGGGATGGGAAAAGACGTTTTACACCCTCGTCTCGTTGACTCCCTCGTAACTAACTTTGACTTTGTTTCCTGCGGAGAGTTCCACACGTGCGCCGTGACTCTCTCGGGAGAGCTTTACACGTGGGGAGACGGGACGCACAGCGTCGGCCTTCTAGGGCACGGATCGGATATCAGCCACTGGATACCGAAGCGAATCGCCGGGCCTCTCGAAGGGCTCCACGTGGCGTCGGTGGCTTGCGGGCCTTGGCACACGGCTCTTGTGACGTCTCACGGGAGGCTTTTCACGTTTGGGGACGGGACGTTTGGGGTGTTGGGGCATGGCGAGAGGGAGACGGTTAGGTCTCCGAGGGAGGTTGAGTCTTTGTCAGGGCTGAGAACGATCGCAGCTTCGTGCGGGGTGTGGCACACGGCGGCTGTCGTTGAGATCATCGTCGCCCCGCAGTCGAACGCTAGCTCCGGGAAGCTGTTCACCTGGGGCGACGGGGATAAAAACCGCCTCGGGCACGGGGATAAGGACGCACGTCTTAAACCGACGTGCGTCCCTTCACTTATTGACTACAACTTCCACAGAGTCGCGTGCGGGCACAGTTTAACAGTCGGGTTAACTACTTCTGGACAGGTGTTCACGATGGGGAGTACAGTCTACGGCCAGCTCGGGAACTCGCTGGCAGACGGGAAGGTGCCGTGTTTGGTTGAGGACAAACTCGCTCGCGAGTTTGTTGAAGAGATCTCTTGCGGAGCGTATCACGTGGCGGCGCTGACGTCTAGGAACGAAGTGTACACGTGGGGGAAAGGAGCTAACGGGAGGTTAGGGCACGGCGATTTGGAGGATCGAAAAGTGCCGACTCTAGTGGAAGGTTTGAAGGATAGGCACGTTAAGTACATTGCTTGCGGGTCAAGCTACACTGGGGCGATTTGTCTGCATAAATGGGTCTCTGGCGCTGAGCAGTCTCAGTGCTCAGCGTGTAGGCTTGCGTTTGGCTTCACGAGGAAGAGGCATAACTGTTACAATTGCGGACTTGTTCATTGTCATTCGTGCAGCTCCAAGAAGGTGTTCGGAGCTGCGTTGGCTCCGAGCGCCGGGAGGTTGTACCGTGTCTGCGACTCTTGTTATGTTAAGCTGAGCAAAGTTTCGGATACGAATAGGAGGAACAGCGTCGTGCCGCGTCTCTCGGGGGAGAATAAGGATAGATTGGATAAATCTGAGATAAGATTGGCGAAGTTTGGTGCGTCTAATGTGGATTTGATCAAGCAGTTGGATAGCAAAGCTGCTAAACAAGGGAAGAAGAGTGATAACTTTCGCAACTCTCAGCTGCCTGCTTTGTTGCAGCTGAAAGATGTGGTGCAGTCAAGGTCTAATGCTCCGAAGCTAGTTCAGGCTCCATCAGGTATTAGCTCCCGGTCGGTTTCGCCTTTCTCTAGGAGGTCTAGTCCTCCTCCTCGCCCTGCTACTCCTATGCGTTCTTTGACTTCTGGAATCTATTTCCCGGTGGGGATAGCGGATAATATGAAGAAAACTAATGAGATTCTGAATCAGGAGATTATTAAGTTACGAACACAG GTTGACAGTTTGACTCAAAAGTGTGAGCTTCAAGAAGTAGAGCTCAAGAACTCGGTTAAGAAGACTCAGGAAGCCTTAGCGTTGGCAGAGGAGGAGTCTGCTAAGTCGAGAGCTGCTAAGGAGGCAATAAAGTCACTCATAGCTCAG CTCAAGGATGTAGCTGAGAAGTTGCCTCCTGGTGAGAGCATCAAACTGGCCTGCATTCAAAACGGTTTCAATTTCCCTGAAGAAAACGGTTTCCTTCATTCAAGATCAGAGTCCATGACTTCCTCTGTATCTTCAGTTGCTCCTTCTGACTTCGCCTTTGCGAATGCATCTTCTCGGTCCAGTCTCCAATCGCCAAACCCCACTCCTAGAGCCTTCGAAAGAAACAACAACAACGCTTATCCAGCAGACCCGCGGCTTAGCAGCAGCGGGTCAGTAATCAGCGAGAGACACGAGCCTTTCCAGTTCCAAAACGACAATGGTTCGAGCCGCACAGGAGCCGTGGACAGTACTAATGATGTGGAAGCAGAGTGGATCGAACAGTATGAGCCTGGCGTGTATATAACCCTTGTGGCACTCCATGATGGAACTAGAGAGCTAAGAAGAGTCCGCTTCAG CCGGAGAAAATTCGGTGAAAATCAAGCAGAGACATGGTGGTCGGAGAATCGAGAAAACGTGTATGAGAAATATAATGTGAGAGTGTCTCAAAAACCAACAGCTTCTCAAACGAATAGAGACAGAGACCATGAAGAAGAAGATGTTGCTCAGTAG